One stretch of Balneola sp. MJW-20 DNA includes these proteins:
- the tpiA gene encoding triose-phosphate isomerase has protein sequence MRKFLIAGNWKMNCTPSEAALLLEGIKEKKGEVSEEVDVLVCPPFVSLSMAVNYLHETDIQVGAQNMHFESSGAYTGEISASMIAESGCNYVILGHSERREYFNEDDELINKKIGQAISNDLAPILCVGESLEQRKAGEQKMVVGKQIRAALEGINTDQVLNVVIAYEPIWAIGTGETATPEQAQQMHKFIRDLVSEIYDSDVATSLRILYGGSMKPANADELLSQPDVDGGLIGGASLDADSFTEIITIAEKLS, from the coding sequence ATGAGAAAATTTCTGATAGCCGGTAACTGGAAAATGAATTGCACTCCTTCTGAAGCAGCGCTGCTGCTGGAAGGCATAAAAGAAAAGAAAGGAGAAGTATCTGAAGAAGTAGATGTGCTGGTATGTCCTCCTTTTGTTTCACTGTCCATGGCTGTTAACTACCTTCATGAAACAGATATTCAGGTAGGGGCACAGAATATGCATTTTGAAAGCTCCGGAGCTTATACCGGTGAGATCAGCGCATCAATGATCGCTGAAAGCGGATGTAATTATGTGATCCTAGGTCATTCAGAACGTCGTGAGTATTTCAATGAAGATGATGAACTGATCAACAAAAAGATCGGTCAGGCTATCAGTAATGATCTTGCCCCTATCCTTTGTGTGGGTGAAAGCCTCGAACAGCGTAAAGCCGGAGAGCAAAAGATGGTGGTTGGAAAACAGATCCGGGCAGCGCTTGAAGGGATCAATACGGATCAGGTTCTGAACGTCGTAATCGCTTACGAACCCATATGGGCGATCGGTACCGGAGAAACCGCAACCCCTGAACAGGCACAGCAAATGCACAAATTTATCAGAGACCTGGTCTCTGAGATATACGACTCGGATGTTGCAACATCACTCAGAATACTATACGGCGGAAGTATGAAACCGGCTAATGCAGACGAATTATTATCTCAGCCGGATGTAGATGGTGGTTTGATCGGAGGAGCGAGCCTGGATGCAGACTCTTTCACTGAGATCATTACGATAGCAGAAAAATTGTCCTAA
- a CDS encoding TlpA family protein disulfide reductase: MKNIILTSLLVFALIAVSCSGDSEAENEAVLLGEFSIADSVASDSLFGPLSMVIFSQDTASTAPDTLSYISIGSDGSFAQTITFPKRAIYNFKILSGSNELVASQILLANNDTLNMSGSIPGLAQNIDLKSGEYEALDILNRVDNQYNRVVSLISRGAVADSLIGEELNKWANSYWEVYETYPGSFAADLAFLESVKILNIINKEKMFSRIEEELPKEFAIGSALNYGTEYVSNVRGLEGAVSYLDSLEQLTQIDRTKELISRVRISLLYDSAEVKRAKELTDVYEKQYANSEEARQWVKNIRYDLNYLAPGVRAPEFNFITMDGDTLSNESLNGRAFVLEITPLAAGEYQREYDRMIAIHEVYKNYGLEIITVPLDESEVTVEAFYETRGQHWPTAKLGTFDVQELIQEFNIQQVPTWLLVDQNGEVVKKYVRSEIKDIIQGLGTVFSNSNDAS; the protein is encoded by the coding sequence ATGAAGAATATCATACTTACATCATTATTAGTATTTGCACTGATCGCCGTTTCCTGTTCAGGAGATTCTGAAGCTGAAAATGAGGCGGTGCTGCTGGGAGAATTCAGTATTGCTGATTCAGTGGCTTCAGACTCACTCTTTGGGCCTTTAAGCATGGTGATATTTTCTCAGGATACAGCGAGTACCGCTCCTGATACCCTTTCTTATATCAGCATTGGGTCTGATGGCAGTTTTGCGCAAACCATTACTTTTCCAAAGAGGGCGATCTATAATTTTAAGATCCTTTCCGGAAGCAACGAGCTGGTCGCATCACAGATCCTGCTTGCTAATAACGATACGCTGAATATGTCCGGAAGCATACCGGGTCTTGCTCAGAATATTGATCTGAAATCCGGGGAATACGAAGCATTGGATATACTGAACAGGGTTGACAACCAGTATAACCGAGTGGTATCGCTGATCAGTCGTGGAGCTGTTGCTGATTCCCTGATCGGTGAAGAGCTGAATAAATGGGCTAACAGTTACTGGGAGGTTTACGAGACTTACCCGGGTTCATTTGCTGCAGACCTGGCATTTCTGGAATCCGTTAAGATCCTGAATATTATTAATAAGGAGAAAATGTTCAGCCGGATCGAGGAAGAATTACCTAAAGAATTCGCTATCGGATCAGCGCTGAATTACGGAACGGAATATGTGTCGAATGTGCGTGGTCTGGAGGGGGCGGTTTCTTATCTCGATTCTCTAGAACAGCTGACCCAGATCGACCGGACCAAAGAACTGATCAGCCGGGTACGCATCAGTCTGTTATACGATAGTGCAGAAGTCAAAAGAGCTAAAGAGCTGACTGATGTCTATGAAAAACAATATGCAAACAGTGAAGAAGCCAGGCAATGGGTTAAGAATATCAGATATGATCTGAATTACCTTGCCCCGGGTGTAAGAGCCCCGGAGTTCAATTTTATTACCATGGATGGTGATACGTTAAGTAATGAGTCACTTAACGGCCGGGCCTTTGTACTGGAGATCACTCCACTGGCAGCCGGCGAGTATCAGCGCGAGTATGACCGTATGATAGCAATTCACGAAGTGTATAAAAATTACGGTCTTGAGATCATTACGGTACCTTTGGATGAGAGTGAAGTAACGGTGGAAGCATTTTATGAGACCCGTGGTCAACACTGGCCAACTGCGAAACTTGGCACCTTTGATGTTCAGGAACTGATTCAGGAGTTTAATATTCAGCAGGTTCCTACCTGGCTTTTGGTTGACCAGAATGGTGAAGTGGTCAAGAAATATGTTCGCAGTGAGATCAAGGATATTATTCAGGGACTTGGAACTGTATTCTCAAATTCAAATGACGCTAGCTAA
- the gatB gene encoding Asp-tRNA(Asn)/Glu-tRNA(Gln) amidotransferase subunit GatB — MSTIAHEKYEAVIGLEVHAQLLTESKAFAAVKPEYGGAPNTQVTPLCLGHPGTLPVINENLVRYIIKMGLATHCGIAERSIFARKNYFYPDLPKGYQISQFDTPICHDGYVDIELDDYDKRIGITRIHMEEDAGKSIHDQDPYNTLVDLNRAGTPLIEIVSEPDLRTPQEAYAYLSKIKQIVQYLEICDGNMEEGSLRCDANVSVRLRGQKEFGTRTELKNMNSFRNVERAIEYEIYRQIELIEDGGTVVQQTRLWDTSKMESRPMRSKEEAHDYRYFPEPDLPPVVVTDEMLEEIREELPELADVRRKRFISEFKMSEDDATTLTDSRYLADYYEEVVEHTGNPKSASNLVLSEVLRVLNEQSLDIREFSIDAQRLSDLIRLKEEDKINSSAMQTIFNEMLKNGTGAEDLAKELNLIQVSDSGFLEPIVDEIIDQNPDEVKRYKDGKKQLLGFFVGQAMKASRGKANPQLVKDLIQKKLDN, encoded by the coding sequence ATGAGCACAATTGCGCATGAAAAATATGAGGCCGTCATAGGCCTCGAAGTACACGCACAGTTACTTACGGAATCGAAAGCATTCGCAGCCGTTAAGCCCGAATACGGCGGAGCTCCGAATACTCAGGTAACCCCTCTCTGTCTGGGACATCCCGGAACTTTACCCGTGATTAATGAAAACCTGGTCAGATATATTATAAAAATGGGGCTGGCCACCCATTGCGGGATCGCTGAACGTTCCATTTTTGCCAGAAAGAACTATTTTTATCCTGATCTGCCTAAAGGTTATCAGATCTCACAGTTTGATACCCCGATCTGCCACGACGGCTACGTGGATATAGAACTGGATGACTACGACAAGAGAATTGGTATCACCCGTATCCATATGGAAGAGGATGCAGGGAAATCCATACACGATCAAGATCCCTATAATACCCTGGTTGATCTGAATCGTGCCGGTACCCCGCTGATAGAGATCGTTTCGGAACCGGATCTCAGGACCCCACAGGAAGCTTATGCATACCTGTCCAAGATCAAGCAGATCGTACAGTATCTTGAGATCTGTGACGGTAATATGGAAGAGGGTAGTCTGCGATGTGATGCAAACGTTTCCGTTCGCCTGAGAGGTCAGAAGGAATTCGGTACGCGTACAGAGCTAAAGAACATGAACTCATTCCGTAATGTGGAACGGGCTATCGAGTATGAGATCTACCGACAGATCGAACTGATCGAAGATGGTGGTACGGTAGTTCAGCAAACTCGTTTGTGGGATACTTCCAAAATGGAAAGCCGACCGATGCGCTCCAAAGAGGAAGCTCATGATTATCGTTATTTTCCCGAACCGGATCTCCCGCCTGTTGTCGTAACCGACGAAATGCTTGAAGAGATCAGAGAGGAGCTTCCTGAACTGGCCGATGTACGAAGAAAACGATTTATCAGTGAGTTTAAAATGTCGGAAGATGATGCGACAACGCTAACCGACAGCCGTTATCTGGCAGATTATTATGAAGAGGTCGTTGAACATACCGGTAATCCTAAGTCGGCTTCAAACCTGGTTTTAAGTGAAGTATTAAGAGTTCTGAATGAACAGAGTCTGGATATCCGCGAATTCAGTATCGATGCTCAGCGGCTTTCAGATCTTATCAGACTTAAAGAAGAGGATAAGATCAATTCCTCCGCCATGCAGACCATTTTTAATGAAATGCTCAAAAACGGAACCGGCGCAGAGGATCTGGCGAAAGAACTAAATTTGATCCAGGTATCTGACAGCGGATTCCTGGAGCCTATCGTGGATGAGATCATTGATCAGAATCCGGATGAAGTGAAGCGATATAAGGACGGGAAAAAACAATTGCTCGGATTTTTCGTTGGACAGGCTATGAAAGCCTCCAGAGGAAAGGCGAATCCTCAGTTAGTTAAAGATTTAATTCAAAAAAAACTCGATAACTGA
- a CDS encoding agmatine/peptidylarginine deiminase encodes MTPSNKKYQMPAEWAHHSATHIHWPSNHETWPGERLERVEEVYCRFIEELHFYEPVHIFLENKEVKERAVQRLSKRAVDLDRLTLHVQPINDVWARDCGPIFVKDEDGYVILNWGYNAWGEKYPPWEDDNYIPEYVASKYGIRLEEPGMILEGGSIEVNGDGLLMTTESVLLNPNRNPDLNRSMIEDQLKKYLGIREVIWLKRGLAGDDTDGHIDDIARFVNENTVFACMTEDKNDVNYEALQENLDILRSYQTGSGDKLNIIPLPMPDCRVEDPTVDGSEYVPASYANFYLANGAVFVPLYDPKLDAEILQLFRKYFKHRKVIGIPAKDLVWGQGSLHCITQQWYSVR; translated from the coding sequence ATGACCCCATCGAATAAGAAATATCAGATGCCTGCGGAATGGGCACATCACTCAGCTACGCATATTCACTGGCCTTCGAACCACGAAACCTGGCCCGGCGAAAGGCTGGAACGCGTGGAAGAGGTATATTGCCGATTTATTGAAGAATTACACTTTTATGAACCGGTTCACATCTTCCTTGAGAACAAAGAGGTAAAAGAACGGGCTGTACAGAGATTATCTAAGCGGGCAGTAGATCTTGACCGACTAACTTTACATGTTCAGCCCATTAATGATGTATGGGCCAGAGACTGCGGACCGATCTTTGTTAAGGATGAGGATGGATATGTGATACTCAACTGGGGTTATAATGCCTGGGGTGAGAAATACCCTCCCTGGGAAGACGATAATTACATCCCGGAGTATGTAGCCAGTAAATATGGTATCCGGCTAGAGGAACCCGGTATGATCCTGGAAGGAGGATCCATCGAAGTGAATGGAGATGGATTACTAATGACCACAGAGTCAGTTTTGCTGAACCCAAACCGCAATCCAGACTTGAACCGTTCAATGATCGAAGATCAGCTCAAAAAGTACCTTGGGATCCGTGAGGTGATATGGCTCAAAAGAGGACTGGCAGGAGACGACACGGACGGTCATATTGATGACATCGCGCGATTTGTAAATGAGAATACGGTCTTTGCATGCATGACCGAGGATAAGAATGATGTGAATTATGAGGCACTTCAGGAGAATCTGGATATACTGAGATCATACCAAACGGGGTCAGGTGATAAGCTGAATATTATACCATTACCTATGCCGGATTGCAGAGTTGAAGACCCGACCGTGGATGGATCAGAGTATGTACCTGCCAGTTATGCGAATTTTTACCTGGCGAACGGAGCGGTCTTCGTTCCATTATATGACCCGAAACTGGATGCAGAAATCCTGCAGCTCTTCCGAAAGTACTTCAAACACCGGAAGGTGATCGGGATACCTGCAAAAGATCTGGTATGGGGCCAGGGATCTCTGCACTGCATTACCCAGCAATGGTATTCGGTAAGGTGA
- a CDS encoding carbon-nitrogen hydrolase: MGEQKVKIGLIQTECGPLIKDNLYRQMGLIRDAAEEGAQIVCLQELFSTPYFCTNYDEKYFDWAEPLGGEMQDSLSELASELKIVIVAPFFERRAKGIYHNSLMVIDADGSFLGVYRKMHIPDDPGFYEKYYFTPADDNQGYKIFDTAYGRIGTLICWDQWFPEAARITALMGADIIFYPTAIGVLSSESKEEKKAFHDAWETIQRSHAIANGCFAASVNRVGKEEGTRFWGGSFISGPFGEIIKKAGEKEEVLVAECDLSAIEKQRKTWPFFRDRRIDSYSPILKRYLDNS; this comes from the coding sequence ATGGGTGAACAAAAAGTAAAGATAGGACTCATTCAGACAGAGTGCGGTCCCCTTATAAAAGATAATTTATATCGCCAGATGGGTCTTATCCGGGATGCAGCTGAAGAAGGGGCGCAGATCGTCTGTCTTCAGGAGTTGTTCAGCACTCCTTATTTCTGTACTAACTACGACGAGAAATATTTCGATTGGGCAGAACCACTTGGCGGAGAGATGCAGGATAGTCTTTCTGAGCTTGCCTCTGAACTCAAGATCGTGATCGTTGCACCCTTTTTTGAGAGAAGGGCAAAAGGGATATATCATAACTCTCTGATGGTAATTGATGCAGATGGTTCATTTTTAGGTGTGTACCGGAAAATGCACATACCCGATGATCCCGGTTTTTATGAAAAATATTATTTCACTCCTGCCGATGACAATCAGGGTTATAAGATCTTTGACACCGCTTATGGCAGGATAGGGACCCTCATATGCTGGGATCAATGGTTTCCAGAGGCTGCCCGAATAACCGCTTTGATGGGTGCTGATATCATCTTTTACCCGACAGCCATCGGAGTCTTATCATCCGAATCAAAGGAAGAAAAAAAGGCATTTCACGATGCCTGGGAAACTATTCAGCGGTCCCATGCTATTGCTAACGGGTGTTTTGCGGCCTCAGTAAACCGGGTGGGAAAAGAAGAGGGAACCCGTTTCTGGGGGGGATCCTTTATCAGCGGACCTTTCGGTGAGATCATTAAGAAAGCCGGAGAAAAAGAGGAGGTTCTGGTTGCTGAATGTGACCTTTCTGCTATTGAGAAGCAGCGTAAGACCTGGCCTTTTTTCAGAGACCGCCGCATTGATTCCTATTCCCCGATCCTGAAACGATACCTGGATAATTCCTGA
- a CDS encoding phosphoenolpyruvate carboxykinase, whose amino-acid sequence MSVDYNLHPKSKVGLEYLGLENNKNVFWNLTPPELYEQAISRGEAILTKDHALRVLTGKFTGRSPKDKFIVDQPSIHDDIDWGDVNQPVSEEVFDRMYDKVINYLSEKDLFVKDLFCGADEKNRLNVRVVSEAAYHGLFSHNMFIRPTKEELAVHEPEFTVVAAPHLKADPEKDGTRTSTFILCNFDKKIILIGGTLYSGEVKKGIFSVMNYLLPKKGVMAMHCSANHDEDGKTAVFFGLSGTGKTTLSADPDKTLIGDDEHGWSDDGVFNFEGGCYAKTINLSPEGEPMIYATTKMPGTILENVVLDENREPDFDDVSLTQNTRCSYPINFIPNASSTGKGNHPENIIFLTCDAFGVLPPISKLTPEQAMYHFISGYTAKVAGTERGITEPQATFSACFGAPFMPLHPTRYAELLAEKIKKHDSDVWLVNTGWTGGPDGIGHRMKLKHTRRMLSEALAGNLDNAEFVTDPIFGMAVPTSVNGVPSDVLIPRNTWDDKNAYDVKAKKLADMFIQNFKQFEDEASEELLAAAPSV is encoded by the coding sequence ATGAGCGTAGATTACAATCTGCATCCAAAAAGCAAAGTGGGCCTCGAATATTTAGGGCTCGAAAACAATAAAAACGTTTTCTGGAACCTTACTCCTCCTGAATTATACGAACAGGCGATCAGCCGTGGTGAAGCGATTCTTACCAAAGACCATGCACTGCGTGTACTTACCGGGAAATTCACCGGACGATCCCCCAAAGACAAATTTATCGTAGATCAGCCATCGATACATGACGACATCGACTGGGGAGATGTGAACCAGCCTGTTTCTGAAGAGGTATTTGATCGTATGTACGACAAAGTGATCAATTACCTCAGCGAAAAAGATCTTTTTGTTAAAGATCTGTTCTGTGGAGCAGATGAAAAGAACCGGTTGAACGTACGTGTGGTGAGTGAAGCTGCCTATCACGGACTGTTCTCACACAATATGTTCATTCGACCTACGAAAGAAGAACTTGCGGTACACGAACCTGAATTTACAGTGGTAGCTGCTCCGCACCTGAAAGCTGACCCTGAAAAAGACGGCACACGTACCAGCACATTCATCCTGTGTAATTTTGATAAAAAGATCATTCTCATCGGCGGCACCCTCTATTCCGGTGAAGTGAAGAAGGGGATCTTCTCGGTAATGAATTACCTGCTTCCGAAAAAAGGTGTGATGGCTATGCACTGTTCAGCTAATCACGATGAAGATGGAAAGACTGCAGTATTTTTCGGTCTGTCCGGAACAGGAAAAACCACACTTTCTGCAGACCCTGATAAAACATTGATCGGTGACGACGAACACGGCTGGAGCGATGACGGTGTATTTAATTTTGAAGGCGGTTGCTATGCCAAGACCATAAACCTCTCCCCTGAAGGAGAACCAATGATCTATGCGACCACCAAAATGCCGGGTACTATCCTGGAAAATGTGGTACTGGATGAGAACCGTGAACCGGATTTTGATGATGTATCTCTGACCCAGAATACACGTTGTTCATATCCTATTAATTTTATTCCTAATGCCAGCTCGACCGGGAAAGGAAACCATCCGGAGAATATCATTTTCCTGACCTGCGATGCATTCGGTGTATTGCCTCCGATTTCCAAACTGACTCCCGAGCAGGCTATGTACCACTTCATCAGTGGCTATACGGCTAAAGTAGCCGGAACTGAGCGTGGAATTACCGAACCACAGGCTACTTTCTCTGCCTGCTTTGGTGCTCCTTTCATGCCTTTGCATCCTACCCGGTACGCGGAGCTGCTTGCTGAGAAGATCAAAAAGCATGATTCTGATGTATGGCTGGTAAACACCGGCTGGACAGGCGGTCCCGATGGTATAGGTCATCGAATGAAACTGAAGCATACGCGGCGCATGCTGAGTGAAGCATTAGCCGGCAATCTGGATAATGCAGAATTTGTCACAGACCCAATTTTTGGGATGGCCGTACCAACTTCGGTAAACGGAGTCCCCTCTGACGTACTGATCCCTCGTAATACCTGGGACGACAAAAATGCATACGATGTTAAAGCGAAGAAGCTGGCTGATATGTTCATTCAGAACTTCAAACAGTTTGAAGACGAAGCAAGTGAAGAGCTCTTAGCTGCTGCGCCAAGCGTCTGA
- a CDS encoding carbohydrate-binding family 9-like protein, whose protein sequence is MKLFLIVPVLLFTFSSCTETEFKQLDLPLPHRYVIHKTSETMQIDGLASEESWANTGWTSDFMDIEGPDKDAPFSRSRAKMLWDEDYLYFFASMEEEHIWGDITQRDAVIFYNNDFEIFIHPSESEPQYAEFEVNSLGTLWELILLQPYRIGGPVSNYWDLNDTQIGINIVGSINEPSDIDSLWTVEMAIPLKAVAELNRGASVGEGTQWRMNFSRVQWEHEIIDGTYSRKKDPDTGEFLPEYNWVWSPQFAIDMHRPEHWGYVWFTEKPPGSIVNFPEPVWETERQLLFYLHRQQLKIARKDGYFASDINQLGGPVFNVNGKMIRVEMTNTRSGYELTISDPAKGSITLNQDEYITLTE, encoded by the coding sequence ATGAAATTATTTTTGATCGTACCCGTATTACTATTTACTTTTTCTTCCTGCACGGAAACAGAATTCAAACAACTGGATCTACCGCTTCCCCACCGATATGTGATCCACAAAACTTCCGAAACCATGCAGATCGACGGTCTTGCCAGTGAAGAAAGCTGGGCAAATACCGGGTGGACCTCAGATTTCATGGATATCGAAGGTCCTGACAAAGATGCTCCTTTTTCCCGCAGCAGGGCCAAAATGCTCTGGGATGAAGATTATCTCTATTTCTTTGCATCCATGGAGGAAGAGCATATCTGGGGCGATATTACTCAACGGGATGCTGTAATATTCTACAATAATGATTTTGAGATCTTTATCCACCCGTCTGAATCTGAACCTCAGTATGCAGAATTTGAAGTTAATTCCCTGGGGACTTTATGGGAATTGATCCTGCTACAACCTTATCGAATCGGTGGCCCTGTAAGTAATTACTGGGATCTGAATGACACTCAGATAGGTATTAATATTGTTGGCTCGATCAATGAACCCTCGGATATTGATTCGCTTTGGACTGTGGAAATGGCCATCCCCCTGAAAGCAGTAGCAGAATTAAACCGGGGAGCATCGGTGGGCGAAGGAACCCAATGGAGAATGAATTTTTCCCGGGTTCAATGGGAACATGAAATTATTGACGGGACTTATTCCAGGAAAAAAGACCCGGATACGGGAGAATTCCTACCGGAATATAACTGGGTCTGGTCTCCTCAGTTCGCTATTGATATGCACCGACCGGAACACTGGGGCTATGTCTGGTTTACTGAAAAACCACCCGGAAGTATCGTCAATTTCCCAGAACCTGTCTGGGAAACCGAAAGACAGCTCTTGTTCTATTTGCACCGGCAACAGCTGAAGATTGCAAGGAAGGACGGATACTTCGCCTCCGATATTAATCAACTTGGCGGACCAGTTTTCAACGTAAACGGCAAAATGATCCGGGTTGAAATGACCAATACACGCAGTGGCTATGAATTAACCATATCGGATCCTGCTAAAGGGAGTATTACTCTCAACCAGGACGAATACATCACCCTTACCGAATGA